A region of Triplophysa rosa linkage group LG16, Trosa_1v2, whole genome shotgun sequence DNA encodes the following proteins:
- the LOC130567073 gene encoding uncharacterized protein LOC130567073 produces the protein MLFRVNITPDDIRRVSVESLPETVDELVNILRQELGLQGDFILQFEDPEFQNELCNLSNMSDLPQGRATLKVIQKGAVVTASGNQISDSSIDTDLPHTPASHTQKWPDPFPVPTLSSSTELQLKQGNDAYSKNGSLLNITREMKSDILDKLAEAIYAIKAYPNNNEYNAVAKALVEKHPCLKEPGPTACGWSGWNFSLKFKMGNFRQKLRISGCAELSVNCRETSDSGDKTRVTKKARKSEVNFLPNLPTGKSFDSLEVDRCALENEMKKKKVAWKQVDALMDNTFSLRRKEVISEVPLVKDVKKRWPALFTQRQVAAEFRRIMAKDLGKAFFDGLDEYVPTFLQLYRERCSGDGALKCLVESLDADNSNQRRREVVLLGLPHYVREQPSKFLKNCEPLDEDDVVKGMDVGLLIVSEENPGDLLPKEIIDVAIVLEEQIVIDDLKDVSQGFAHLMGLLYVLNISYPKELKYTFEVVQKVIMKIGGDTCSSRVHAVRKKLLLKNQ, from the exons ATGCTATTTAGAGTGAACATTACCCCTGATGACATCAGAAGAGTTTCAGTTGAAAGCCTCCCAGAAACTGTAGATGAGCTGGTCAACATACTTCGGCAAGAACTAGGCTTGCAAGGTGATTTCATTCTGCAGTTTGAAGACCCAGAATTTCAAAATGAGCTTTGCAATTTGTCCAACATGTCAGACTTACCTCAAGGGAGAGCAACTCTTAAAGTTATACAGAAGGGTGCTGTGGTGACAGCCAGTGGTAATCAAATCTCAGACTCCTCCATTGACACTGACTTGCCTCACACACCTGCCTCACATACTCAAAAATGGCCAGATCCATTTCCTGTGCCCACTTTATCATCCAGCACTGAACTGCAGCTCAAGCAAGGGAATGATGCATACTCTAAAAATGGGTCTCTTTTGAACATCACCAGAGAGATGAAAAGTGACATTCTTGATAAGCTGGCAGAAGCCATCTATGCTATTAAAGCATACCCGAACAACAACGAATATAACGCTGTTGCAAAAGCCTTAGTAGAAAAACACCCATGTTTGAAAGAGCCTGGACCAACGGCCTGCGGATGGTCTGGTTGGAATTTCAGCTTGAAGTTTAAAATGGGGAATTTTAGGCAAAAGCTTCGCATATCGGGATGTGCAGAGCTCTCTGTGAATTGCCGTGAGACGTCTGATTCAGGGGATAAAACCAGGGTAACGAAGAAGGCCAGGAAGTCTGAAGTAAATTTTCTTCCAAACTTACCAACAGGCAAAAGCTTTGACAGCCTTGAAGTTGACAGATGTGCCTTAGAGAATGAgatgaagaaaaagaaagtgGCTTGGAAGCAAGTTGATGCGCTAATGGACAACACATTTTCATTAAGGCGAAAAGAAGTAATCTCAGAGGTGCCCTTGGTTAAAGATGTGAAGAAGAGGTGGCCAGCCTTATTTACACAGAGACAG GTTGCAGCAGAATTTCGACGCATAATGGCTAAAGACCTTGGGAAAGCCTTTTTTGATGGCCTCGACGAGTACGTACCAACCTTTTTGCAGTTGTATCGAGAGAGATGCTCAGGGGATGGAGCGCTCAAATGCCTTGTTGAGTCTCTCGATGCTGAt AACTCAAACCAACGTAGAAGAGAAGTGGTCCTCCTCGGTCTTCCCCATTATGTTAGAGAGCAGCCCTCTAAGTTCTTAAAAAATTGTGAG CCACTCGATGAAGATGATGTCGTAAAAGGAATGGATGTTGGACTCTTGATAGTCTCTGAGGAAAATCCCGGAGACCTTCTGCCAAAGGAAATAATTGATGTGGCAATTGTTCTGGAGGAGCAGATTGTCATTGATGATTTAAAGGATGTCTCCCAAGGCTTTGCTCATCTTATGGGTCTTCTCTATGTCCTAAATATCAGTTACCCAAAGGAGCTGAAATACACGTTTGAGGTTGTGCAAAAAGTCATCATGAAGATTGGTGGGGACACTTGTTCTTCAAGAGTTCATGCGGTGCGGAAGAAACTGCTACTTAAGAATCAGTAA